CGGTTTTAAAAAATCATCTCtcatcaaaatatttaagaaaaagTCTGCTTCcgtgaaaaaatgtttttggtatGACACGTTTTAGCTTGGCCGCGTTCTAAAGTTTAGCATAAGTTCATTTTAAATGCATGcctcaaaaattaaaagatacatatataataatatataatcgGAAATTAATCGATGTTTTATTGGATGGGCTTAAGCTGTAAATGAGTTAGCTCTGTAGGGGGTTGGTGCAGTATAAATTGATAAGTAGTTCAATAGTACTTCAGATTGTTGAATGGTAAGGAAAGGAAACACAATCGCACGTAATAAGATTGTGGAATTTCAAGGTGGACGGATGAGTttcaaaaaaagtttttaaaattgcTTGTCCCAAAAACGTTTTTCGGACAGCTGTCCCAAAATATATGCACGCCTTATCCAACACAGCTCGCCCTGCCCCCAACGACAGGCAACACTGAGTTAACTGTAATCAgctggtttttgtttatagtttTGAGGAAAACACAATTATTCGACGAAAATTGCGTTTTTTCACGACTATCCAACGCAATAATACTACGAAATGGGTACCTGGGTGCTGGAGGTGGCCAAGATGGGCATGTACATGGCCTTTCCGGTGACGCTGTTCCACCTGTTCAACCAGCCGGAATACTTTGAAGAATGGGTGACCAAGAAGAAGCGGGAACTTTATCCGCCGGAGAGCAAAAGCCACCacgaggagctgcagcggGCGATCCGGGAACACCACGCCCAGCACGACGCCAAAATGATGCGTGCTATGGAAGAGGCGGAGGGCAAGCAGCAGAAGTAGATGATTCACCAGCACCAATCCTGCTAATCCCAGGTTATATAACCGGGGGCAAGCAAACAACCGATGCTCCGGATGGAAGTGACTAACTGCTCTGTAACGAcgtaataaaaacattttgtattaAACCGAACAACACTCGAATCCCGATAAGTGTTTACCGCTGTAAATCATCAGGAAATAACTATGATGCGACTCCAGGGGATACTTGAAGTGCATTTGGAGTCCATGTCCATTATCTGGGGAAAACAGCTCGATTGCAGGCCAAGAGCACTCGGTGTGGGTTGGCTTGATAAGGCCATTACATGATCATTGACACGGTTGCAAGTGGAATCCACAAGGAGAGGGGGCAACTTGAAATCGCTATATTCGCTATATTCTGTCGAATATTATCACCCGGTAACCGCTTATCTACGGCCGAGCCCGCTCTGCACTGCCCGCCTATCAGAGGAGTCCTCGAATCCGTTCGGTGGGCCATCAACGGTTCCATCCAGTACGCTGATAACCGATAGAGCCGCTTGACCGCCAGGTGACCGTTGCGTCTTAAGTGTACAGGTATTCCGCGACTTTGTCACAGTTTGGGGTCCAATCTGGATCGATCCAATAGGGGATTTTCATACATGTGTTTTGGGCGTGATGAGATGCGTTGTTGGTTACGCCAAAGATTAGATGCACTCCCCGCGATCTACGCtcattcaattattttttagagtCTGTCCCCTGTCTCCGCTATTATCTGCTTTTCACACGGCAGCGCCGAATCAATTGTGTCGTAAATAACAAACTACCGGAAAGGTTTGACTTAATCAAGCCGAAGATAGGGTACTCTGAATTGAGATTTTTGGGAATTGGGAATTTGGCAGAGGTACCCCAAAATCATTTGCAGATAGTAAATACCCAATCATTTGTGATTAAATACCTAGGTAATCTTTATCTAATCTTAATACCAGGAATTGATTTTGCTAATACAactgtatgtacatatacattttttatttaaatttctaattgTTGCAGATAGCAATGGAC
This sequence is a window from Drosophila teissieri strain GT53w chromosome 2R, Prin_Dtei_1.1, whole genome shotgun sequence. Protein-coding genes within it:
- the LOC122612182 gene encoding protein PET100 homolog, mitochondrial, with product MGTWVLEVAKMGMYMAFPVTLFHLFNQPEYFEEWVTKKKRELYPPESKSHHEELQRAIREHHAQHDAKMMRAMEEAEGKQQK